In one window of Arthrobacter pascens DNA:
- the dnaA gene encoding chromosomal replication initiator protein DnaA encodes MTVDEANHANTVGSSWRRVVTLLEQDDRVTPRQRGFVILAQAQGLIGSTLLVAVPNELTREVLQTQVKDALDDALHNVFSEDIRCAIDVDTDLVPIHVEPELVVEPSFASDQLIEQKPQPMLPSTSHEFGRLNPKYVFDTFVIGSSNRFAHAAAVAVAEAPAKAYNPLFIYGDSGLGKTHLLHAIGHYARRLYSGIRVRYVNSEEFTNDFINSIRDDEGASFKTTYRNVDVLLIDDIQFLAGKDRTLEEFFHTFNSLHNNNKQVVITSDQPPKLLAGFEDRMKSRFEWGLLTDIQPPELETRIAILRKKALSEGLSAPDDALEYIASKISSNIRELEGALIRVTAFASLNREAVDVALAEMVLKDLITDDGAQEITSSQILTQTADYFKLSMEELCSKSRTRTLVTARQIAMYLCRELTDMSLPKIGQELGGRDHTTVIHADRKIRELMAERRVIYNQVTELTNRIKQQQRDS; translated from the coding sequence ATGACAGTAGACGAAGCCAACCACGCCAATACTGTCGGAAGTTCCTGGCGCCGCGTTGTCACCCTGCTGGAGCAGGACGACCGCGTCACACCCAGGCAGCGGGGCTTTGTCATCCTGGCCCAGGCCCAGGGCCTGATCGGTTCAACCCTGCTGGTGGCTGTCCCCAATGAACTCACTCGTGAGGTCCTGCAGACGCAGGTCAAGGACGCTCTGGACGACGCCCTCCACAACGTCTTTTCCGAAGACATCCGTTGCGCCATCGACGTGGACACCGATTTGGTTCCTATCCACGTGGAGCCCGAACTCGTCGTCGAGCCGTCCTTTGCGTCCGATCAGCTGATCGAACAGAAACCGCAGCCGATGCTGCCAAGCACATCCCACGAATTCGGCAGGCTGAATCCCAAGTACGTGTTTGACACGTTCGTTATCGGTTCATCCAACCGGTTTGCCCATGCTGCAGCTGTCGCTGTGGCGGAAGCGCCAGCCAAGGCTTACAACCCGCTGTTCATCTACGGCGATTCCGGACTGGGCAAGACGCACCTGCTGCACGCCATCGGCCACTATGCCCGCCGGCTCTACAGCGGAATCCGGGTCCGCTACGTGAACTCTGAGGAATTCACCAACGACTTCATCAACTCCATCCGCGACGACGAAGGTGCCAGCTTCAAGACCACGTACCGGAACGTGGATGTGCTGCTGATTGACGACATCCAGTTCCTTGCCGGCAAGGACCGGACGCTGGAGGAGTTCTTCCACACATTCAACTCGCTCCATAACAACAACAAGCAGGTGGTGATCACCTCGGACCAGCCGCCCAAGCTGCTGGCAGGATTCGAGGACCGGATGAAGTCCCGCTTTGAGTGGGGCCTCCTGACAGACATCCAGCCTCCCGAACTCGAAACCCGCATCGCCATCCTCCGGAAGAAGGCCCTCAGCGAAGGGCTTTCGGCACCCGACGATGCCCTTGAATACATCGCCTCCAAGATCTCCAGCAACATCCGCGAACTCGAGGGTGCCCTGATCCGGGTAACGGCGTTTGCAAGCCTCAACCGGGAGGCCGTGGACGTCGCCCTCGCAGAGATGGTCCTGAAGGACCTCATCACGGACGATGGCGCCCAGGAAATCACCTCGAGCCAGATCCTCACGCAGACGGCCGACTACTTCAAGCTCAGCATGGAGGAGCTTTGCAGCAAGTCGCGGACGCGCACCCTGGTCACTGCCCGTCAGATCGCCATGTACCTCTGCCGTGAGCTGACGGACATGTCGCTGCCGAAGATCGGTCAGGAACTCGGTGGCCGCGACCACACCACTGTCATCCATGCCGACCGCAAGATCCGCGAGCTGATGGCCGAGCGCCGCGTGATTTACAACCAGGTCACCGAGCTCACCAACCGGATCAAACAGCAGCAACGGGACTCCTGA
- the rpmH gene encoding 50S ribosomal protein L34, protein MSKRTFQPNNRRRAKKHGFRLRMRTRAGRAILAARRGKGRTELSA, encoded by the coding sequence GTGAGCAAGCGGACTTTTCAGCCGAATAACCGCCGTCGAGCCAAGAAGCACGGCTTCCGCCTTCGTATGCGTACCCGTGCCGGCCGTGCCATCCTGGCAGCCCGTCGTGGCAAGGGCCGCACCGAACTGTCGGCCTAG
- the rnpA gene encoding ribonuclease P protein component has translation MLATRNRLRTATDFSTTVRSGVRNGRRNVVLYTAAIAADEPSRIGFIVSKSVGNAVVRNLVKRRLREAGAASLREYGTGFAIVVRALPASASASWDQLLADYNAALESTMNRLGSRLPRAAVNGSTRTTQEGTQRA, from the coding sequence GTGCTGGCCACCCGTAACCGTTTGAGGACTGCAACCGATTTTTCAACAACCGTACGTTCCGGTGTCCGCAATGGGCGCCGGAACGTAGTGTTATATACGGCAGCTATAGCTGCCGACGAACCCAGCCGGATCGGGTTCATCGTTTCCAAGAGTGTCGGGAACGCTGTGGTCAGGAACCTCGTTAAGAGGAGACTGAGGGAAGCCGGTGCTGCCTCGCTGCGCGAGTACGGCACGGGATTTGCCATAGTGGTCCGGGCTCTGCCCGCATCCGCTTCCGCCAGTTGGGACCAACTGCTGGCGGACTACAATGCTGCATTGGAATCGACCATGAACCGGTTGGGCAGCCGCCTTCCGCGGGCTGCTGTAAACGGTTCAACCCGTACGACACAGGAAGGGACACAGCGTGCATAA
- the yidD gene encoding membrane protein insertion efficiency factor YidD: MHNVTAAVVRYFYPVAIALGRAVWNLPRNILILLLLAYRKVISPLYGQVCRFFPSCSAYALEAITVHGAVKGSWLAARRLARCHPWNAGGVDHVPAGHQCWPEGRTPTIVVLNNPDKYLAAQTDGEGRLAA; encoded by the coding sequence GTGCATAACGTGACTGCCGCCGTCGTCCGTTATTTCTACCCTGTGGCCATCGCCCTGGGCAGGGCCGTCTGGAACCTGCCCCGGAACATCCTCATTCTGCTGCTGCTGGCCTATCGCAAGGTGATTTCGCCCTTGTACGGCCAGGTTTGCCGTTTCTTTCCTTCATGTTCGGCCTACGCCCTTGAAGCGATTACTGTCCATGGCGCCGTCAAGGGAAGCTGGCTTGCTGCCCGCCGCCTGGCACGCTGCCATCCATGGAACGCGGGTGGAGTGGACCATGTCCCCGCCGGTCACCAGTGCTGGCCTGAGGGCCGCACCCCCACAATTGTTGTGCTGAACAACCCGGACAAGTACCTGGCTGCTCAGACTGATGGAGAAGGCCGCCTTGCGGCCTGA
- the yidC gene encoding membrane protein insertase YidC, with the protein MDIFGTIMAPFKWLVSVIMVGFHDGLSFIGLPAANGWTWTLSIIGLVLVIRAALIPVFVKQIKAQRGMQLLQPDLKKLQDKYKGKTDQLSRQAMAQEQMAMYKKHGTNPFSACLPMLIQMPFFFALFQVLSGISSAKAGGQGIGAMSVEQVRQFDESSIFGAPLSATLLHGGGGDSQLVVNILSVVMILAMTASQFITQKQIMAKNMSEEAMASPFMRQQKMMLYILPLVFGVGGINFPIGVLIYWTTTNLWTMAQQFFVIRRMPTPGSPAAKALAERRAAKGLPALPILGGKKVDLEAEAAAAAAIAESKGQRIQPQRKNRKKK; encoded by the coding sequence ATGGACATCTTTGGAACAATCATGGCCCCGTTCAAGTGGCTGGTTTCAGTCATCATGGTCGGGTTCCATGACGGACTCAGCTTCATCGGCCTCCCGGCTGCAAACGGCTGGACGTGGACGCTGTCCATCATCGGTCTGGTGTTGGTCATCCGCGCCGCCCTGATTCCCGTGTTCGTCAAGCAGATCAAGGCCCAGCGCGGCATGCAGCTGCTGCAGCCTGACCTGAAGAAGCTCCAGGACAAGTACAAGGGCAAAACAGACCAGCTCTCCCGCCAGGCCATGGCGCAGGAGCAGATGGCCATGTACAAGAAGCACGGGACCAACCCCTTCTCGGCCTGCCTTCCGATGCTTATCCAGATGCCGTTCTTCTTTGCACTGTTCCAGGTCCTCTCGGGCATTAGCTCGGCCAAGGCAGGTGGCCAGGGCATTGGGGCCATGAGCGTCGAGCAGGTCAGGCAGTTCGACGAATCCAGCATCTTCGGCGCGCCGCTCTCCGCGACTCTCCTGCACGGCGGCGGCGGCGACTCGCAGCTGGTGGTCAATATCCTGTCCGTCGTGATGATCCTGGCCATGACCGCCTCGCAGTTCATCACCCAGAAGCAGATCATGGCCAAGAACATGTCCGAAGAGGCCATGGCCAGCCCGTTTATGCGCCAGCAGAAAATGATGCTGTACATCCTGCCGCTTGTGTTCGGTGTGGGTGGCATCAACTTCCCCATCGGTGTCCTCATCTACTGGACCACCACTAACCTCTGGACCATGGCGCAGCAGTTCTTCGTTATCCGCCGCATGCCGACGCCGGGTTCGCCCGCAGCCAAGGCCCTGGCCGAGCGGCGTGCCGCAAAGGGCCTTCCGGCACTGCCCATCCTTGGTGGCAAGAAGGTCGACCTCGAAGCTGAGGCTGCTGCCGCAGCAGCGATTGCCGAGAGCAAGGGACAGCGTATCCAGCCACAACGCAAGAACAGGAAGAAGAAGTAA
- a CDS encoding Jag family protein: MSAESTDHALSDEVLDDQDESVSDADVSPKGSAASRLEEEGDVAADYLEELLDIADIDGDIDIEVRNGRTYISIVAEEGSEGLDSLVGEDGEVLEALQELTRLSVLSATENRSRLVLDINGYRHQRAGHLHKIAEDAAASVKATGKAVALEPMSAYERKIVHDAVADLGLVSESEGEGAGRHIVVSAD; this comes from the coding sequence ATGTCAGCCGAGAGCACAGATCACGCCCTTTCCGACGAGGTCCTGGACGATCAGGACGAGTCCGTAAGTGACGCCGACGTGTCCCCCAAAGGATCTGCCGCAAGCCGCCTGGAGGAAGAGGGTGACGTTGCTGCCGACTACCTGGAGGAACTCCTTGACATTGCGGACATCGATGGAGACATTGATATCGAAGTCCGGAACGGACGGACCTACATCTCCATCGTTGCGGAGGAAGGCTCCGAAGGCCTTGACAGCCTGGTGGGTGAAGACGGGGAAGTTCTCGAGGCGCTTCAAGAACTTACGAGGCTTTCTGTCCTTTCTGCTACGGAGAACCGCTCCCGCCTGGTTTTGGACATCAATGGCTACCGCCACCAGCGTGCAGGACACCTGCACAAAATTGCCGAGGATGCAGCAGCCTCGGTCAAAGCGACGGGCAAGGCTGTTGCCCTTGAGCCGATGAGCGCCTACGAGCGGAAAATTGTCCACGACGCCGTTGCGGACCTCGGCCTGGTCAGCGAGTCCGAGGGCGAAGGCGCCGGACGCCATATCGTTGTCTCCGCTGACTAG
- the rsmG gene encoding 16S rRNA (guanine(527)-N(7))-methyltransferase RsmG, giving the protein MVDITAAELLAAEKIFGDRLDLAKRYVEHLATSGTERGLIGPREVPRLWSRHVLNCAVIESEIAHGSHVADVGSGAGLPGLCLAIARPDLELTLIEPLERRVIWLQEVVDDLGLGNVTVMRTRAELAVGLVDADVVTARAVSAMSNLAGLTIPLLAGKGEVVAIKGRSAGEEIEKAAKVIRKLGGVQTSVLSVGGDLLDEPTTVVRIVVNKSQKIAG; this is encoded by the coding sequence ATGGTTGATATCACGGCAGCCGAACTACTGGCCGCGGAAAAGATCTTCGGCGACCGCCTGGACCTCGCCAAACGCTATGTTGAGCACCTGGCAACGTCCGGGACGGAACGCGGACTTATCGGCCCGCGCGAAGTGCCGCGGTTGTGGAGCAGGCATGTGCTGAACTGCGCGGTTATTGAAAGTGAAATCGCGCACGGCAGTCATGTGGCAGATGTGGGCAGCGGCGCCGGCCTTCCGGGGCTGTGCCTGGCCATCGCACGTCCGGACCTGGAACTGACTCTTATCGAGCCGCTGGAGCGCCGTGTGATCTGGCTCCAGGAGGTTGTGGATGACTTGGGGCTCGGCAATGTCACCGTCATGCGTACACGCGCGGAACTTGCCGTGGGGCTCGTGGACGCCGATGTGGTGACAGCGCGTGCCGTTTCGGCCATGAGTAACCTTGCCGGCCTCACCATCCCCCTCCTCGCGGGGAAAGGCGAGGTTGTTGCCATTAAGGGCCGCAGCGCAGGAGAAGAAATTGAGAAGGCCGCCAAGGTGATACGTAAGCTCGGCGGGGTTCAGACCTCCGTCCTTTCTGTCGGTGGCGATCTTCTCGACGAACCCACCACGGTGGTGCGCATCGTTGTAAACAAGTCCCAAAAAATCGCGGGCTGA
- a CDS encoding ParA family protein, which translates to MTSSEASTQRIPPFVSLGSARSVTGAGLVPGRGGIHPNPASDSTALAAVSRETTSSGKTNVIDMMDDSSPIARELAHETKRRERLLGRELPKPEKTRIFTVSNQKGGVGKTTTTVNIAAALAAAGLNVLVIDIDPQGNASTALGVEHHADVDSIYDVLINDFPLADVVAPCPDISNLICAPATIHLAGAEIELVSLVAREQRLRRAIDVYSKAREKNGEERLDYIFIDCPPSLGLLTVNAFCAAGEVLIPIQCEYYALEGLSQLLKNIEMIQKHLNADLIVSTILLTMYDGRTNLAAQVAAEVRQHFPDQVLGAVVPRSVRISEAPSYQQTVMTYDPSSSGALSYLEAAAEIAER; encoded by the coding sequence GTGACCAGTAGCGAAGCCTCCACACAACGGATTCCCCCGTTTGTGTCCTTGGGGTCAGCACGATCAGTAACTGGGGCGGGCCTCGTGCCAGGGCGCGGTGGTATTCACCCAAATCCGGCTTCAGATTCCACTGCTCTGGCAGCTGTTTCACGTGAAACAACCTCATCGGGTAAGACGAACGTCATCGACATGATGGATGATTCGAGCCCGATAGCCCGGGAATTAGCACATGAGACCAAGCGTCGGGAACGACTCCTCGGCCGGGAGCTTCCCAAACCGGAGAAGACCAGGATCTTCACGGTCTCCAACCAAAAAGGTGGGGTAGGCAAGACCACCACCACAGTGAACATTGCGGCGGCCCTGGCGGCTGCCGGTTTGAATGTCCTGGTCATTGATATCGACCCACAGGGCAACGCCTCCACAGCATTGGGCGTCGAGCACCACGCAGATGTGGACAGCATCTACGACGTCCTGATCAACGACTTCCCGCTCGCGGACGTGGTGGCGCCGTGCCCGGACATCAGCAACCTGATATGCGCGCCAGCTACCATCCACCTTGCCGGCGCAGAGATTGAACTCGTCTCGCTCGTGGCGCGCGAACAACGGCTCCGCAGAGCAATTGACGTGTACTCCAAGGCGCGCGAAAAAAACGGCGAGGAGCGGCTGGACTATATCTTCATCGACTGCCCGCCGAGCCTGGGCCTGCTCACGGTCAATGCGTTCTGTGCCGCCGGCGAGGTTCTTATCCCCATCCAGTGCGAGTACTACGCCCTCGAGGGACTGAGTCAACTGCTCAAGAACATCGAGATGATCCAGAAGCACCTCAATGCTGACCTGATCGTCTCCACTATCCTGCTGACCATGTACGACGGCCGCACCAACCTGGCGGCACAGGTGGCAGCAGAGGTACGGCAGCATTTCCCCGATCAGGTTCTGGGAGCCGTGGTTCCCCGCTCGGTGCGGATCTCGGAGGCACCGAGTTATCAGCAGACCGTTATGACTTACGACCCTTCCTCCAGCGGAGCCCTGTCCTATCTGGAAGCCGCAGCCGAAATCGCTGAGCGTTAG
- a CDS encoding ParB/RepB/Spo0J family partition protein: MSEKRRGLGRGLGALIPSSAAINGSGTGTPASRPVDLFFPEGRKKVVPGEDSLSTDDTRTPSADSASSSGSESSSAPDTQSATATETADASKAAATKAESTADTKTADKPATAKTATGTEPAARKTANSVNGRTKSSAATETPKAEGEIPETDNGVDLVEVPGVRFAEIPVTDIHPNRKQPRSVFDEDDMAELIHSVREIGVLQPIVVRTSTEEGGEPYELVMGERRWRAVQAAGLATIPAIVRDTTDDDLLRDALLENLHRSQLNPLEEAAAYQQLLEDFGTTHEQLADRIGRSRPQVSNTLRLLKLPPLVQRRVAASVLSAGHARALLALPDAAAMERLAQKIVAEGMSVRATEEAVTLYQDPAKPPKNNIPRPGARHERLDYLASSLSDRLDTNVKISLGVRKGRVSIEFASVEDLNRIMEVLAPGDEN, encoded by the coding sequence ATGAGCGAAAAGCGACGGGGCTTAGGCCGCGGTCTTGGCGCACTCATTCCAAGTTCCGCCGCTATCAACGGGTCGGGCACTGGAACACCTGCGTCACGCCCAGTGGACCTATTCTTTCCGGAGGGTCGGAAGAAGGTAGTCCCGGGCGAGGATTCCCTCTCTACGGATGACACCCGGACCCCTTCGGCCGATTCAGCCTCTTCGTCCGGCTCTGAGTCTTCTTCTGCTCCGGACACTCAGTCGGCAACGGCCACCGAAACCGCAGATGCTTCCAAAGCCGCTGCAACCAAAGCGGAAAGCACGGCAGACACCAAGACGGCTGACAAGCCCGCAACGGCCAAGACGGCTACCGGGACGGAGCCGGCGGCCCGCAAGACAGCGAACAGCGTGAACGGACGCACAAAGAGTTCCGCAGCGACCGAGACGCCCAAGGCTGAGGGTGAGATTCCCGAAACAGACAACGGCGTTGACCTGGTGGAAGTCCCCGGAGTGCGCTTCGCTGAGATTCCCGTGACAGACATCCATCCGAACCGTAAACAGCCACGCTCGGTCTTCGATGAAGACGACATGGCGGAGCTCATTCACTCCGTACGGGAAATCGGTGTCCTCCAGCCAATTGTGGTGCGGACATCAACCGAAGAAGGTGGAGAGCCCTATGAGCTGGTGATGGGTGAGCGCCGGTGGAGGGCTGTTCAGGCTGCGGGCCTGGCAACCATTCCTGCCATTGTGCGTGACACCACTGACGATGATCTCCTCCGGGATGCTTTGCTTGAGAACCTTCACCGCAGCCAGCTGAATCCGCTGGAAGAAGCGGCGGCTTATCAGCAGCTGCTCGAAGATTTCGGAACCACCCACGAACAGCTCGCCGATCGCATTGGACGCTCCCGTCCCCAGGTGTCGAACACACTCCGACTGCTCAAACTTCCCCCCTTGGTCCAGCGCCGGGTAGCTGCAAGTGTGCTCTCTGCCGGGCATGCCCGCGCGCTGCTTGCCCTTCCGGATGCAGCAGCGATGGAGCGGTTGGCGCAAAAAATCGTGGCCGAAGGTATGTCGGTTCGTGCCACGGAAGAAGCAGTCACCCTGTATCAGGATCCTGCTAAGCCGCCTAAGAACAACATTCCGAGGCCAGGTGCCCGTCACGAGCGCCTGGATTATCTTGCGTCTTCCCTCTCAGACCGATTGGACACCAACGTTAAGATCTCTCTGGGTGTCCGTAAGGGACGCGTAAGTATTGAGTTCGCCAGCGTTGAAGACCTTAATCGCATCATGGAGGTCTTGGCTCCCGGCGACGAGAACTAG
- the trxA gene encoding thioredoxin codes for MSNAKDVTDASFGSDVLSADKPVIVDFWAEWCGPCRKLGPILDEISVEYGEKVNVVKVNVDDNPAIAAEYGITSIPAVYLFQDGQVKSTVIGAKPKQFFEKEFADVLS; via the coding sequence ATGAGCAATGCAAAAGACGTAACAGATGCAAGTTTCGGCTCGGACGTTCTGTCCGCCGATAAGCCGGTCATCGTGGATTTCTGGGCAGAATGGTGCGGTCCCTGCCGCAAACTTGGCCCCATCCTCGACGAAATCTCCGTGGAGTACGGTGAGAAGGTCAATGTCGTGAAGGTGAACGTGGACGATAACCCCGCGATCGCCGCCGAGTATGGCATCACGTCCATTCCGGCTGTTTATCTCTTCCAGGACGGCCAGGTGAAGAGCACCGTTATCGGAGCCAAGCCCAAGCAGTTCTTTGAAAAAGAATTTGCCGACGTCCTTTCCTAG
- the trxB gene encoding thioredoxin-disulfide reductase, whose protein sequence is MSNAENTASEVRDVIIVGSGPAGYTAAVYTARANLKPLLLAGSVTAGGELMNTTDVENYPGFPEGIMGPDLMENFEKQAARFGTEIQFEDVTALQLDGDIKTVTIATGESFQARAIILSTGSAYRELGLPNEKRLSGHGVSWCATCDGFFFKDQDIAVIGGGDSAMEEALFLTKFAKSVTVVHRRDSLKASKIMADRALAHEKISFVWNSTVDDVIGQDKVTGLKIRNLLDGSVSDLAVTGVFVAIGNDPRTELVKDALEITPAGTIAVEGRSSKTSIPGVFAAGDVVDPTYRQAITASGSGCVAAIDVEHYLADLHA, encoded by the coding sequence GTGAGCAACGCAGAAAACACCGCGTCCGAAGTGCGTGATGTCATCATCGTGGGCTCGGGCCCGGCCGGTTACACGGCAGCCGTCTACACCGCTCGTGCCAACCTGAAGCCCTTGCTTTTGGCGGGATCCGTCACCGCCGGCGGCGAACTGATGAATACCACCGATGTCGAGAACTACCCGGGGTTCCCGGAAGGCATCATGGGTCCCGATCTCATGGAGAACTTCGAGAAGCAGGCGGCTCGCTTCGGCACTGAGATCCAGTTCGAGGATGTCACGGCCCTGCAGCTCGACGGCGACATCAAGACTGTCACCATCGCCACCGGTGAATCTTTCCAGGCCAGGGCGATCATTCTCTCAACAGGGTCCGCGTACCGCGAGCTTGGCTTGCCCAACGAAAAGCGCCTTTCCGGGCATGGAGTGAGCTGGTGTGCAACCTGCGACGGTTTCTTCTTCAAGGACCAGGACATCGCCGTCATCGGCGGGGGAGACTCCGCGATGGAAGAGGCACTCTTCCTGACGAAGTTCGCGAAGTCAGTCACGGTTGTTCACCGGCGCGATTCCCTCAAGGCCTCAAAGATCATGGCCGATCGTGCACTGGCCCACGAGAAGATCTCATTCGTGTGGAACAGCACGGTTGACGACGTCATAGGGCAGGACAAGGTAACCGGTCTCAAGATCAGGAACCTGCTGGACGGAAGCGTTTCGGACCTGGCCGTGACAGGTGTCTTCGTGGCCATTGGAAACGATCCGCGGACCGAGCTCGTCAAGGACGCGCTGGAGATCACTCCGGCCGGAACGATCGCAGTAGAGGGCCGGAGCTCCAAGACCAGCATTCCAGGCGTTTTTGCTGCCGGCGATGTTGTGGACCCGACGTACCGGCAGGCCATCACGGCGTCCGGTTCGGGTTGCGTCGCTGCCATCGATGTAGAGCATTACCTCGCAGACCTTCACGCGTAA
- a CDS encoding discoidin domain-containing protein, translating into MSHPIDVGSVLGGRYKVTATVLTSHGHDLVLDGVDQVLNRPVSILVAGPENTEQVAQSAREVATGERPGNVQVLDLGVTDAATYLITNHTSAADLLDLVVASNPPYVEPFFTDTLGSEIFGQPRSHEPEPYDDEEENVDAGYINYSNSHPGQVDGHRAAPVVPPRPPARPTTAPSAGAAAGAAAGAGAGVAAAGAGAFHGAEARTDAAGVESSGDSGAEHQATAPQPVQRVAPQSDVPVSGTVGPNDGPAARSPKVSLWSEDDYGHDAEDQDVADEVPASSREPAATDRSTKSFPAFARSSAPAATVPPASTAGDYYEDETDREPRSMRWLVGGLLAVVLIAGLVFAVTNLGTLFKSDPQANTGPGASASSTPGAGTAGPTASSAAPAVPPAIESITRQGNFDFAATYDGDLVKAFDGNAASYWSDMEFATEAWGGLAPEGVPLIVKLKNPAKVSSITLTQLGASGGNISIYTNDRPSVDGAKLVGTNSFTSTDLTMPLAEPVQAQYVIINIKALPKLAAPKTRYGYGLRLSEIKIQ; encoded by the coding sequence GTGTCCCACCCGATCGATGTTGGATCAGTACTCGGCGGCCGGTACAAGGTCACAGCCACTGTATTGACCTCGCACGGCCACGATCTGGTGCTGGACGGGGTGGACCAGGTTCTCAACCGTCCGGTCAGCATTCTGGTTGCAGGCCCGGAGAACACCGAGCAGGTGGCGCAGAGCGCACGCGAGGTTGCCACCGGTGAACGCCCCGGCAACGTCCAGGTCCTGGACCTTGGTGTGACCGACGCTGCAACCTACCTGATCACCAACCACACGTCGGCCGCTGACCTGCTGGACCTGGTCGTCGCTTCCAACCCGCCGTACGTTGAACCCTTCTTCACGGACACGCTGGGCAGCGAAATCTTCGGCCAGCCGCGGTCGCACGAGCCGGAGCCGTACGACGACGAAGAAGAAAACGTCGATGCCGGCTACATCAACTATTCGAATAGCCATCCGGGCCAGGTGGATGGACACCGGGCGGCCCCAGTGGTCCCGCCCAGGCCGCCGGCACGTCCGACGACGGCCCCTTCCGCAGGTGCTGCTGCGGGCGCTGCAGCAGGTGCGGGCGCAGGAGTCGCTGCTGCAGGTGCGGGCGCCTTCCATGGTGCCGAAGCCCGCACGGATGCAGCCGGCGTCGAATCATCCGGAGACTCCGGTGCCGAGCACCAGGCCACCGCACCACAGCCGGTCCAGCGCGTTGCCCCTCAGTCCGACGTTCCCGTTTCTGGAACTGTCGGACCGAATGACGGCCCGGCCGCGCGATCTCCCAAGGTATCCCTGTGGTCGGAGGACGATTACGGTCATGACGCCGAGGATCAGGACGTCGCCGACGAGGTGCCCGCCAGCAGCCGGGAACCAGCCGCGACAGACCGCTCCACGAAGAGCTTCCCTGCTTTTGCCCGCTCCTCAGCACCTGCAGCCACCGTGCCGCCCGCATCAACTGCCGGGGACTACTACGAGGACGAGACCGATCGGGAACCCCGTTCCATGCGCTGGCTTGTGGGCGGCCTCCTCGCCGTCGTACTGATAGCCGGACTGGTATTCGCGGTGACCAACCTGGGCACCCTCTTCAAGAGCGATCCGCAGGCAAACACCGGCCCCGGCGCGTCCGCTTCGTCCACACCGGGAGCGGGTACTGCAGGCCCGACGGCGAGTTCCGCTGCTCCGGCAGTCCCGCCAGCAATCGAGAGCATCACCCGGCAAGGGAACTTCGACTTCGCCGCCACGTACGACGGGGACTTGGTGAAGGCTTTTGACGGGAATGCTGCCAGCTACTGGTCGGACATGGAATTTGCCACGGAAGCGTGGGGCGGGCTTGCACCCGAGGGTGTGCCACTCATCGTGAAGCTCAAAAACCCGGCCAAGGTTTCCTCCATCACGCTGACCCAGCTGGGAGCATCCGGCGGAAACATCAGCATCTATACTAACGACCGCCCCTCGGTGGACGGCGCCAAACTGGTCGGGACGAACAGTTTCACATCAACGGACCTGACCATGCCATTGGCTGAGCCGGTCCAGGCGCAGTATGTCATCATCAACATCAAGGCGCTCCCGAAGCTGGCTGCGCCCAAGACCCGGTACGGCTACGGGCTTCGTTTGTCAGAGATTAAAATCCAGTAG